One window from the genome of Pungitius pungitius chromosome 14, fPunPun2.1, whole genome shotgun sequence encodes:
- the myct1b gene encoding myc target protein 1 homolog isoform X1: protein MAHNETHPLLEILKSFNLDDMILAFCLSVLVGLLLGALVYVLLTWASRRQATARITRRSKKRSGTSQTAVSNQLGLYRSTFLSVYRQPSLEPVGPLGSKPGVESSTFRPVPKRSRAGLEMGEDTLITMPEDTAASNSSDSAALVPNKRHSFWLGGNGLKGFLPSQTSPPAYDSVIHAFEETRT from the coding sequence ACGATATGATTTTAGCCTTCTGCTTGTCCGTGCTCGTGGGCCTGCTGCTCGGTGCTCTGGTCTACGTTCTGTTGACCTGGGCATCTCGGCGCCAGGCCACCGCCAGGATCACCAGGCGCTCCAAAAAGAGATCCGGCACCTCACAGACAGCCGTGAGCAACCAGCTGGGCCTTTACAGAAGCACCTTTCTGAGTGTCTACAGACAGCCCTCTCTGGAGCCAGTGGGCCCGCTGGGGAGTAAGCCGGGCGTGGAGAGCTCCACCTTTCGCCCAGTGCCCAAGAGGAGCAGGGCCGGCCTGGAGATGGGAGAGGACACGCTGATCACCATGCCCGAGGACACTGCAGCTTCAAACTCCTCCGATTCAGCGGCCCTTGTACCAAACAAGAGACATTCCTTCTGGTTGGGCGGCAACGGACTGAAAGGCTTCTTGCCCTCGCAGACCTCCCCTCCTGCATACGACAGTGTCATCCATGCTTTCGAAGAGACGCGCACTTGA
- the myct1b gene encoding myc target protein 1 homolog isoform X2, with amino-acid sequence MILAFCLSVLVGLLLGALVYVLLTWASRRQATARITRRSKKRSGTSQTAVSNQLGLYRSTFLSVYRQPSLEPVGPLGSKPGVESSTFRPVPKRSRAGLEMGEDTLITMPEDTAASNSSDSAALVPNKRHSFWLGGNGLKGFLPSQTSPPAYDSVIHAFEETRT; translated from the coding sequence ATGATTTTAGCCTTCTGCTTGTCCGTGCTCGTGGGCCTGCTGCTCGGTGCTCTGGTCTACGTTCTGTTGACCTGGGCATCTCGGCGCCAGGCCACCGCCAGGATCACCAGGCGCTCCAAAAAGAGATCCGGCACCTCACAGACAGCCGTGAGCAACCAGCTGGGCCTTTACAGAAGCACCTTTCTGAGTGTCTACAGACAGCCCTCTCTGGAGCCAGTGGGCCCGCTGGGGAGTAAGCCGGGCGTGGAGAGCTCCACCTTTCGCCCAGTGCCCAAGAGGAGCAGGGCCGGCCTGGAGATGGGAGAGGACACGCTGATCACCATGCCCGAGGACACTGCAGCTTCAAACTCCTCCGATTCAGCGGCCCTTGTACCAAACAAGAGACATTCCTTCTGGTTGGGCGGCAACGGACTGAAAGGCTTCTTGCCCTCGCAGACCTCCCCTCCTGCATACGACAGTGTCATCCATGCTTTCGAAGAGACGCGCACTTGA